AGAAATTTGATGTAACTCCAAAAATCcaataatttattaactttGTGAAGTATTAGAGATTCATAAAGATGTTGATGACAAATAAAACTCCAATCAAGTCAAAGTCTTCTTGGAGTAGTCAACCAAAAAGACTCCAAAATCAAAGACTTGTTtgatgcccaaaaaaaaaaaaaaacagaaacttCAAGTTAAGCCAAGTCAACCAATTAAGAACAGCTGATGACAAAGATTCCGAAATCAAATTGTTTGATGACAAATCCAAGGCTCCAACTCAAGCCAATTGTGTGGAAGGGCAATTGGAAGTGGTACCCCTTGTCATGTTGTATGTTATGTGCCATAGTGGAGCTTATCATGGTCTTTTTAATCATAAGTATCTGGTAGTGTTGAAGAACCATTTTTAACATGCATgctaatttctttttaactaaACAGCGcttgttgttttaaaaaataaaataaaataaaataaaataaataaacaaataaaatgactAAACCAAATGAATTAAGATTAAAGGAAAGCATGAAGAGATGCTGTAGAACCAATCAGGCAAGGCATCCCTCTGTGTTGTTACTGAGAAACATCGGAAACGAAGCTGCAGCTCAaggtaattaaataaataaaataaaggaattAATGTTTCATTTAGGTCAAGGCAATTGAGACTTGAAAGAGTTAATATTAAGAAACACGGTCATGCTGACACAGAAAACCAAGCCACATCTGTATATAGCACATGAGATTAAGCATGCCCAGTACTACCATGGCATAAAACCAAAAAAGGTTACAAGATATTTAGGGCTTCATTGAAAACAAATGAGTAATACTCATAAATTCATGCATAtcagtgatttttattttattttattttaacaaagaagataaaccatatttattaaagataatatataagaaaagagAGTATAttacaaaatcaacataaaaagTACAATAGTCCACTAGAAATGGAGCAAACATCCATATCAACTTGAATGACACTATTAAAAGCTAGTGATACAATTATAATTTAGCAAAATAGGGCTTTTACTAATTACATTGATCTCGTCACAGCCAAAGCCCTCTTGATCTTGGGTACAAGGACTACTATCTTTACATATATCATATCATACGTGTGATCCAGAAACTTGAAATAAATGCATCCCCATTCTTTTTTGAATAGTAGAATTCCCCACACTATCCAAAACCCAACCACAAATCCTGGCATCAAACCAATGTAAAACCAAGTGGATTGACTatcattatcatcttcatcttcttgattATGGGCATTTGATGGTGGTTCATCACTTGTGCAATTCTTCTCTAGAGGAGCTCCACAAAGATTGAGATTGCCAACATAACTAGATGGATTATTGAAAGTGGTCAAATGGTTCACGTATGGGATTTTTCCCGACAAGTTATTGTGTGATAGATTTAAGCTTTCTAGAAAATTTATTGTAGAGAGACTAAGAGGAATTGATCCTATGAGCTCATTTCTTGAGAGATCGAGAGATTCCAATGATTGCATTAGACCAATATCGCTAGGAATTTCACCAGACAAATAATTACATGATAAATCTAAGTTTTGCAATCTAACTAGGTTAACTATCTCTTTTGGGATTGTGCCTGATAGCTTATTTGCTGAAAGGTCCATGAatttcaaagaagaaagaatgaCTCCATATTGTAGGTCTATTCCTTTTGTTGCCACAGTCAATGTAATTACTAGAACTTTTGATAAATTAGAGGAAAAACTTGCCCCACCATTCATACTAGCATCTATCATGCCTGTGAGGTTGCCATATGATTGTGGTATGCTCCCTACAAATGAATTGTGGGAAAGATCCAAGAAATGAAGTGATGTGAGATTGGATAGTAAAGGCAAGTTACCtgagaaattattttctttcaaagtcAGGATCATCAATGAAGTCATAGTTTCTCCGACCCAAGTAGGAATCTCGCCTGATAAATTGTTGTGGTCAAGAGCAAGAGTAGTCATGGAAGTGCACTTCTCCAGGAATGATGGAAAATCTCCATGCAGCCGATTGTTGCTTAAGTATAACACTCGTAAAGATTGTGAGGAACTTGTAAGGGAATTTAGAACTTCACCTGTCAATGAGTTGTTTGCCAATATGAGGTACTGTAGACCCATCAAATTATTCCAACAACTCGGGATCACTCCTTCCAAATGATTGTTGGAGAGTTCCAATGACACCAGGTCCTTAAAATTACAAAGAGATTTTGGAATATTGCCAATTAAATTGTTTGAAGATATACGGAGGGAAGTGAGCTGGGGTCTTATTTCTCCAAAGTTTCCAAGATCAGAGGGAATGATTCCTGACAGTGAGTTATTGCTTAAGTCTAGTACATGAACGTTAGGAGGAAAATAAGGAACACATCCCTCAAAGCGATTAGAGTGAAGGAATATTCCAATGATATATCTTGCGGCTTGAAATTTCAAGTGTTGAGGCAGTCTTCCACTGATCTCATTGTTGCTGAGATCTAAGAATGATATCGTGTAGATGATGTTCCAGAGCCAATCAGGCATTGAATCCCTGATTCCAACATTAGATATGTCCAAAGTCTGAAGATTCACTTGGTTGGCAAGCCAAATTGGAAATTTTGTTCCAATGTGACAATGAGACAGGCTTATTTCCTCAGCTTGAAACCCTGGAATCCATTCATTGCTTATATTGAGAACCATCCGATCGAGTAACAGGTACTTGAGATTGGTGAGATTGGCCAAATGAGCTTCAGTGATAACAGAGGAGTAGTTGTTGTCACCAAGTCCCAAGGAAACTAGATTTGAAAGTTGCCAGAGACTTTCTGGGATAGGGCCAT
The DNA window shown above is from Dioscorea cayenensis subsp. rotundata cultivar TDr96_F1 chromosome 12, TDr96_F1_v2_PseudoChromosome.rev07_lg8_w22 25.fasta, whole genome shotgun sequence and carries:
- the LOC120273300 gene encoding receptor-like protein EIX1, translating into MPFITSTTTSASDFTTKGCIKVERDTLLAFKAQIIYSKAHPMSSWGDQTDDCCQWTGVRCDNNSGHVIRLSPHFRQPPPYYYYDYYYYNDGYCNTGCTDQGLSGNISESLIGLQHLKHLDLSFNCFNNIPIPKLLGSFENLVHLDLRCSGFTGAIPHQLGNLTRLIYLDLATDYYEGVLKVDDAEWLSGLSSLRYLSMDGANFSGVNNVIQSLNKLQHLEHVSLLHCRVSNIPESLPHLNFTSLAFLNIGWNNFMFGTNIPEWLFRIPKLRFLNMIGCMLSGTLHSSVGNATSLQFLDLSLNIFDDMPRGFGDLCNLRYLHLGIFMGKSLEDFKDAFSGCIRRNLNVLSFEFSMLQGPLPDWLGEFRNLTILNLSYNSFNGSIPGSLGRLLGLQYLGLSDNELNGPIPESLWQLSNLVSLGLGDNNYSSVITEAHLANLTNLKYLLLDRMVLNISNEWIPGFQAEEISLSHCHIGTKFPIWLANQVNLQTLDISNVGIRDSMPDWLWNIIYTISFLDLSNNEISGRLPQHLKFQAARYIIGIFLHSNRFEGCVPYFPPNVHVLDLSNNSLSGIIPSDLGNFGEIRPQLTSLRISSNNLIGNIPKSLCNFKDLVSLELSNNHLEGVIPSCWNNLMGLQYLILANNSLTGEVLNSLTSSSQSLRVLYLSNNRLHGDFPSFLEKCTSMTTLALDHNNLSGEIPTWVGETMTSLMILTLKENNFSGNLPLLSNLTSLHFLDLSHNSFVGSIPQSYGNLTGMIDASMNGGASFSSNLSKVLVITLTVATKGIDLQYGVILSSLKFMDLSANKLSGTIPKEIVNLVRLQNLDLSCNYLSGEIPSDIGLMQSLESLDLSRNELIGSIPLSLSTINFLESLNLSHNNLSGKIPYVNHLTTFNNPSSYVGNLNLCGAPLEKNCTSDEPPSNAHNQEDEDDNDSQSTWFYIGLMPGFVVGFWIVWGILLFKKEWGCIYFKFLDHTYDMIYVKIVVLVPKIKRALAVTRSM